A section of the Streptomyces sp. CG1 genome encodes:
- a CDS encoding response regulator has product MRVVIAEDNALLREGLVLLLTSAGHEVVAAATSGPEIMPALLEHRPDAAVLDVRMPPSFRDEGLSAALEARRQLPGLPVLVLSQYVEESYATELLTGGSNGIGYLLKDRVGQVDEFLDALERVAADGTALDPEVVTELLTRRRDSPLDSLTPREREVLKLMAECRDNATIANDLFVTERAVHKHIGNVFLKLGLPPSGSGHRRVLAVLTYLAHTPQR; this is encoded by the coding sequence GTGCGTGTGGTGATCGCCGAGGACAACGCCCTGCTGCGGGAGGGGCTGGTGCTGCTGCTGACGTCGGCCGGGCACGAGGTCGTGGCCGCGGCCACCAGCGGGCCCGAGATCATGCCCGCACTGTTGGAGCACCGGCCGGACGCCGCCGTGCTCGACGTGCGGATGCCTCCGAGCTTCCGTGACGAGGGCCTCAGCGCCGCGCTCGAGGCACGCAGGCAGCTTCCCGGACTGCCGGTGCTGGTCCTGTCGCAGTACGTCGAGGAGTCGTACGCCACCGAGTTGCTGACGGGCGGGAGCAACGGGATCGGTTACCTGCTCAAGGACCGGGTCGGGCAGGTGGACGAGTTCCTCGACGCCCTGGAGCGGGTCGCAGCCGATGGCACCGCCCTGGACCCGGAGGTGGTCACCGAACTCCTCACCCGTCGCCGCGACTCGCCCCTGGACTCACTGACCCCGCGCGAGCGGGAGGTACTGAAGCTCATGGCGGAGTGCCGCGACAACGCGACCATCGCCAACGACCTGTTCGTCACCGAACGCGCGGTGCACAAGCACATCGGCAACGTCTTCCTGAAGCTCGGCCTGCCGCCGAGCGGCAGCGGCCATCGCAGGGTCCTCGCCGTCCTGACCTATCTGGCCCACACCCCGCAGAGATGA